A stretch of the Streptosporangium sp. NBC_01755 genome encodes the following:
- the cobO gene encoding cob(I)yrinic acid a,c-diamide adenosyltransferase: MPQGKPETVPEDGLTTRQRRNRPLLIVHTGPGKGKSTAAFGMALRAWNQGWPVGVFQFVKSAKWRIGEERALVVLGESAEGGTVTWHKMGEGWSWIQRPGSEEDHAADAREGWEQIRRDLAAETYRFYVLDEFTYPLKWGWLDVDDVVATLVARPGNQHVVITGRDADPRLVEVADLVTEMGKVRHPMDAGQKGQKGIEW; the protein is encoded by the coding sequence ATGCCGCAGGGCAAGCCGGAGACGGTGCCCGAGGACGGGCTCACCACGCGTCAGCGCCGCAACCGGCCGCTGCTGATCGTGCACACCGGGCCCGGTAAGGGGAAGTCCACCGCGGCCTTCGGGATGGCGCTGCGCGCCTGGAACCAGGGCTGGCCGGTCGGGGTGTTCCAGTTCGTCAAGTCGGCCAAGTGGCGCATCGGTGAGGAGCGGGCGCTCGTGGTGCTCGGCGAGTCCGCCGAGGGCGGCACCGTGACCTGGCACAAGATGGGCGAGGGCTGGTCGTGGATCCAGCGGCCGGGCAGCGAGGAGGACCACGCCGCCGACGCCCGCGAGGGCTGGGAGCAGATCAGGCGCGACCTGGCCGCGGAGACCTACCGCTTCTACGTACTCGACGAGTTCACCTACCCGCTGAAATGGGGCTGGCTGGACGTGGACGACGTGGTCGCCACCCTGGTCGCGCGGCCGGGCAACCAGCACGTTGTGATCACCGGCAGGGACGCCGACCCGAGACTGGTCGAGGTCGCCGACCTGGTGACCGAGATGGGGAAGGTCAGGCACCCGATGGACGCCGGGCAGAAAGGCCAGAAGGGCATCGAATGGTAG
- a CDS encoding cobyrinate a,c-diamide synthase, protein MVVPRLVIAAPSSGSGKTTVATGLMAALRTRGLRVSPHKVGPDYIDPGYHALATGRPGRNLDPWLTGEDRVAPLFLHGARDADIAVVEGVMGLYDGAGSEDFASTAHVARLIGAPVVLVVDAARQGRSVAALVQGFASFDTRVRLAGVILNRVGSRRHEEICRAALDESGISVLGVIPRVDGVATPSRHLGLIPVAERSGDAVAAVERMGALVADSCDLEELVALARSAPPLPADPWTPAFAGAAPPYGRRPVVAVAGGAAFTFGYAEQVELLAAAGAEVVTFDPLRDERLPENAGAVVIGGGFPEMYAAELSANEPLRHRVAAFDGPIVAECAGLLYLARELDGHPMCGRLDITATMTGRLTLGYRDAVATAKSVLTREGERYRGHEFHRTATDPGHATPPLFRWKGAADGFAEPLLAASYLHLHWAGSPELAERLVAAIG, encoded by the coding sequence ATGGTAGTGCCGCGACTGGTGATCGCCGCGCCGTCCTCGGGCAGCGGGAAGACCACCGTCGCGACCGGCCTGATGGCGGCACTGCGCACGCGGGGCCTGCGTGTCTCACCGCACAAGGTGGGACCCGACTACATCGACCCCGGCTACCACGCGCTCGCCACCGGGCGCCCCGGCCGCAACCTCGACCCCTGGCTGACCGGTGAGGACCGGGTCGCGCCGCTCTTCCTGCACGGCGCGCGGGACGCCGACATCGCCGTGGTCGAGGGGGTGATGGGCCTGTACGACGGCGCCGGGAGCGAGGACTTCGCCTCCACCGCGCACGTGGCCCGGCTGATCGGTGCGCCGGTGGTCCTCGTGGTGGACGCCGCGCGGCAGGGCAGGTCCGTGGCCGCGCTCGTGCAGGGCTTCGCCTCCTTCGACACCCGGGTACGGCTGGCCGGGGTGATCCTCAACCGGGTCGGCTCGCGGCGGCACGAGGAGATCTGCCGCGCCGCGCTGGACGAGAGCGGCATCTCCGTACTGGGCGTGATCCCGCGCGTGGACGGCGTGGCCACCCCTTCACGCCATCTCGGGCTGATCCCGGTGGCCGAGCGCAGCGGGGACGCGGTGGCGGCGGTGGAGCGGATGGGCGCTCTGGTCGCCGACTCCTGCGACCTCGAAGAACTGGTGGCCCTGGCGCGCTCGGCGCCGCCGCTGCCCGCGGATCCCTGGACCCCGGCCTTCGCCGGGGCCGCGCCCCCCTACGGCAGGCGGCCGGTCGTGGCCGTGGCGGGCGGGGCGGCGTTCACCTTCGGGTACGCCGAGCAGGTCGAGCTGCTCGCGGCGGCGGGGGCCGAGGTGGTGACCTTTGACCCGCTCAGGGACGAGCGCCTACCGGAGAACGCCGGTGCCGTCGTCATCGGCGGTGGCTTTCCCGAGATGTACGCGGCGGAGCTGTCCGCCAACGAGCCGCTCCGCCACCGGGTGGCGGCCTTCGACGGCCCGATCGTCGCCGAGTGCGCCGGGCTGCTCTACCTGGCGCGCGAGCTCGACGGCCATCCCATGTGCGGAAGGCTCGACATCACCGCGACGATGACCGGCCGGCTCACGCTGGGCTACCGCGACGCCGTGGCGACCGCCAAGTCCGTGCTCACCCGAGAGGGCGAGCGTTACCGGGGCCACGAGTTCCACCGCACGGCCACCGATCCCGGACACGCGACGCCACCGCTGTTCCGCTGGAAGGGCGCGGCCGACGGCTTCGCCGAGCCCCTTCTGGCCGCGTCCTACCTGCACCTGCACTGGGCCGGCAGCCCTGAGCTGGCTGAACGCCTGGTCGCGGCCATCGGTTGA